In Panicum virgatum strain AP13 chromosome 4N, P.virgatum_v5, whole genome shotgun sequence, a single window of DNA contains:
- the LOC120668821 gene encoding uncharacterized protein LOC120668821: MKHLLLPSPLPLLLHRPSKPLLLHPRRRLGCISPAASDGSSGEPTTAASEPATDTVTPAAAPSSGKPTGIKNRLKARNQARRFQLDAPPEEVTPKKKASASAAAPRREKQRERKGWEEMSLAEKAVELYVGEKGLLFWLNKFAYASIFIMVGAWILFRFVGPSLGLYQLDAPPLPPTAVFGGSP; encoded by the coding sequence ATgaagcacctcctcctcccctcccctctcccgctcctcctccaccgcccatCCAAGCCCCTTCTCCtacaccctcgccgccgcctcggctgcATCTCCCCCGCCGCGTCCGACGGCAGCTCTGGCGAGCCTACAACCGCCGCATCGGAGCCTGCCACGGACACTGTCACACCGGCCGCTGCCCCCTCCAGCGGAAAGCCCACCGGCATCAAGAACCGCCTCAAGGCGAGGAACCAGGCCCGCCGGTTCCAGCTTGATGCCCCGCCGGAGGAGGTGACGCCGAAGAAgaaggcgtcggcgtcggctgCGGCGCCGAGGAGGGAGAAGCAGCGGGAGCGGAAGGGGTGGGAGGAGATGAGCCTGGCCGAGAAGGCCGTCGAGCTCTACGTCGGGGAGAAGGGGCTGCTCTTCTGGCTCAACAAGTTCGCCTACGCCTCCATCTTTATCATGGTCGGCGCCTGGATCCTGTTCCGCTTCGTCGGCCCGTCGCTCGGGCTCTACCAGCTCGacgccccgccgctgccgccaaccGCCGTGTTCGGCGGCTCGCCGTGA
- the LOC120668818 gene encoding novel plant SNARE 11-like produces the protein MTMCIQRGRSSVKRKQNQTKRSSKGGVPPTAPCRRPHRLRLRLRLPHPGRARDHPSRSAPGESNQGSPPNPHWGPCRRCQAAAGPIDPALVGFGWDLKGTGGLILLSVWISLSLWGSVAGAVAQEEEDMDLASVNEELAEIDGQIGDILRALQNGFQKLDKIKDANRRSRQLEELTDKMRDCKRLIKDFERVSKDEAGRTDPETAKMLHDRKQSMIKELNSYVALKKQYASENKRIDLFDGPSVEDGYGEENVLLASNMTNQQLMDQGNQLVDETDQAIARSKQTVQETINVGTETAAALKAQTEQMSRVINELDSIHFSIKKASQLVKEIGRQVATDRCIMAMLFLIVAGVIAVIVVKIVNPHNKDIPNIPGLAPPVSRRLLR, from the exons ATGACGATGTGTATCCAACGAGGAAGATCCTCCGTGAAGCGAAagcaaaaccaaacaaaaaggtcaagcaagGGCGGCGTGCCTCCGACAGCACCCTGTCGGAGACCAcatcgcctccgcctccgcctccgtctCCCTCACCCCGGGCGGGCGCGGGATCACCCCTCTCGATCTGCGCCCGGCGAATCCAACCAGGGCTCACCACCTAACCCGCATTGGGgtccctgccgccgctgccaagccgccgccggccccatcGATCCAGCTCTCGTGGGGTTTGGCTGGGACCTCAAGGGGACGGGGGGCCTGATCCTGCTTTCTGTTTGGATTTCGCTTTCCCTGTGGGGCTCGGTTGCTGGTGCAGTtgcccaggaggaggaggacatggATTTGGCGTCGGTCAACGAGGAGCTGGCCGAGATCGACGGACAGATCGGCGATATCCTCCGAGCATTGCA GAATGGGTTCCAGAAGCTGGACAAGATCAAGGATGCCAACCGCCGCAGCAGGCAGCTTGAGGAGCTTACTGATAAGATGCGAGATTGCAAAAG ACTTATCAAAGACTTTGAGCGAGTTAGCAAAGATGAGGCAGGGCGTACGGACCCGGAGACTGCAAAAATGCTGCATGACAGAAAGCAGTCAATG ATCAAAGAATTAAACTCTTATGTTGCTCTTAAGAAACA ATATGCTAGTGAAAACAAACGAATTGATCTTTTTGATGGTCCTAGTGTTGAAGATGGCTATGGTGAAGAAAATGTCCTGCTAGCATCAA ATATGACAAACCAGCAGTTAATGGATCAAGGCAATCAACTAGTGGATGAAACTGATCAAGCTATCGCACGATCTAAACAG ACTGTCCAAGAGACCATTAATGTAGGCACAGAAACTGCAGCTGCCTTGAAAGCTCAG ACAGAGCAAATGAGCAGAGTTATTAATGAGCTGGACTCCATCCATTTCTCCATTAAAAAGGCATCGCAATTGGTGAAAGAAATTGGTAGACAG GTTGCAACTGATCGCTGCATCATGGCCATGCTTTTTCTCATTGTTGCTGGAGTCATAGCAGTAATTGTTGTTAAG ATTGTAAACCCACACAACAAGGATATTCCCAACATCCCAGGACTTGCACCACCGGTAAGCAGGAGGCTGTTGAGATAG
- the LOC120668823 gene encoding uncharacterized protein LOC120668823: MEQRAAPDRSDAPAGEREWREELRQQQSQVDALRERLVEVKVGMRCAEGDSRRELDHLCRRVKTIATLLAYLKSKARIMAIPHLAHTSCGIRLQEGIGYIDRHGVPLADWPKGAEPVACGGSSDDRMAVESSAAPEHGDAVVGDVDVDDILKSIRVVTNVMESLVKRVIVAESEAANEKEKVRMGLEELRRKTLQVETMSAKVEEMEKFAVGTNGMLNEMRQRIEDMVLETTRQRQRAAENEQELSRVKQDFESLRTYVSTLVSVRETLLSSEKQFETMEKLFDRLVAKTNQLETEKAQKEAEVQKVMEENVRLRAMLDKKEAQLQAMSEQCKFMALNHHN; the protein is encoded by the exons ATGGAGCAGCGTGCGGCCCCCGATCGGAGCGACGCCCCGGCCGGGGAGCGCGAGTGGCGGGAGGAGCTGCGGCAGCAGCAGTCCCAGGTGGACGCGCTGCGGGAGCGGCTCGTGGAGGTGAAGGTCGGGATGCGGTGCGCCGAGGGCGACTCCCGGAGGGAGCTGGACCACCTGTGCCGCAGGGTCAAGACCATCGCCACGCTGCTGGCGTACCTCAAGTCCAAGGCCAGGATCATGGCCATACCCCACCTCGCGCACACCTCCTGCGGGATCAGGCTCCAGGAGGGCATCGGGTACATCGACAGGCACGGCGTGCCGCTGGCAGATTGGCCCAAGGGCGCCGAGCCCGTGGCCTGCGGGGGGAGTTCCGACGACAGGATGGCGGTGGAGAGCAGCGCCGCTCCTGAGCATGGCGATGCCGTTGTGGGGGATGTGGATGTGGACGACATTCTCAAGTCCATCCGTGTGGTGACGAATGTGATGGAGTCGCTTGTGAAGAGAGTGATTGTTGCTGAATCCGAAGCTGCTAACGAGAAGGAGAAGGTGAGGATGGGGTTGGAAGAGCTCAGGAGGAAGACTTTGCAGGTCGAGACCATGTCGGCGAAGGTCGAGGAGATGGAGAAGTTCGCTGTGGGTACGAATGGGATGCTGAATGAGATGAGGCAGAGGATTGAAGATATGGTGCTGGAGACCACTCGGCAGAGGCAGCGCGCTGCTGAAAACGAGCAGGAGCTTAGTCGGGTGAAGCAGGATTTCGAGTCGCTGAGAACTTATGTTAGCACTCTTGTTAGTGTCAGAGAAACTCTTCTCTCATCAGAGAAGCAATTCGAAACTATGGAGAAACTTTTTGACAG GCTAGTTGCCAAGACTAATCAGCTTGAGACTGAGAAAGCTCAGAAAGAAGCTGAAGTGCAGAAGGTGATGGAGGAGAACGTGAGGCTCCGTGCCATGCTGGACAAGAAGGAGGCACAGCTCCAGGCGATGAGTGAGCAGTGCAAGTTCATGGCGCTGAACCACCACAACTAG
- the LOC120668825 gene encoding uncharacterized protein LOC120668825 — protein MATVIPVFFRDHLHQIDDTNLSFVLHRTSSPQPIRLLTVPDVAPPPVTPGKDLLLRCSGSPLSMRLGPAIAVANKIRAMDGRSSGQIREQRIGRRPREGPPPMARSPRVTISDIHEVGVQCGFITPQ, from the exons ATGGCCACCGTCATCCCCGTGTTCTTCCGCGACCATCTCCACCAGATCGACGACACGAATCTGTCTTTCGTCCTCCATCGTACGTCCAGCCCTCAACCGATCCGGCTACTCACTGTGCCTGATGTAGCGCCACCGCCGGTGACGCCAGGAAAGGACCTACTGCTCCGCTGCAGTGGATCGCCGCTTTCAATGAGATTGGGACCTGCCATCGCCGTCGCCAACAAGATCCGCGCCATGGATGGGAGGAGCTCCGGCCAGATCAGAGAGCAGCGAATAGGGAGGAGGCCAAGAGAGGGGCCACCGCCAATGGCCCGCTCACCGCGCGTCACCATCTCCGACATCCATGAG GTTGGTGTACAATGTGGTTTTATCACTCCACAGTAG
- the LOC120668826 gene encoding translocon-associated protein subunit alpha-like yields MAIRVWLPALLLAFLLAASPFTQVARAQSEEDAATAEVVEGADLGIVGDDTQVSSDGPLSPAPGVETVCVFPKNAGKIVPAGEETELLVGLQNEGESTLNVVAVHSTLHLPYDHRMYGQNLTVQKFFNASVPVSVQATFPYTFVVSKFLQPGAYDLVGYIVYEIDQHPYQNVFYNGTIEVVEAGGLLSVESVFLITLGIALLGLFGLWAYGQVQQLSKKTKKAPKVELGTGTTDANIDEWLEGTSFAQKSKSKKKQT; encoded by the exons ATGGCGATTAGGGTTTGGctccccgccctcctcctcgccttcctcctcgccgcctccccCTTCACCCAAG TTGCTAGAGCTCAGTCGGAGGAAGATGCTGCTACAGCTGAGGTTGTCGAAGGGGCTGATTTAGGAATTGTGGGTGATGATACTCAGGTTTCCAGTGATGGACCTTTGAGTCCTGCTCCTGGTGTAGAGACAGTATGTGTATTCCCCAAAAATGCTGGCAAAA TTGTACCAGCAGGTGAAGAAACTGAATTACTCGTTGGCCTGCAAAATGAGG GTGAATCAACTTTGAATGTTGTTGCTGTCCATTCAACTCTCCATCTTCCTTATGACCATCGTATGTATGGCCAGAACCTTACTGTTCAG AAATTCTTCAATGCATCAGTTCCTGTTTCTGTGCAAGCAACTTTCCCGTATACATTCGTTGTGAGCAAGTTCTTGCAG CCTGGAGCCTATGATCTAGTTGGTTACATAGTGTATGAGATTGATCAGCACCCTTACCAGAATGTATTCTACAATGGCACGATCGAGGTTGTTGAGGCTGGAGGCTTACTCAGCGTGGAGTCTGTTTTCCTTATTACCCTTGGTATTGCACTTCTTGGTCTCTTTGGATTGTGGGCATATGGCCAGGTTCAGCAGCTGTCGAAG AAAACAAAGAAGGCCCCCAAGGTGGAGCTCGGAACTGGAACAACTGATGCCAACATTGATGAGTGGCTGGAG GGCACTTCGTTTGCACAGAAAAGCAAATCCAAGAAGAAGCAGACCTGA